Proteins from one Peromyscus eremicus chromosome 8a, PerEre_H2_v1, whole genome shotgun sequence genomic window:
- the LOC131916282 gene encoding C-C motif chemokine 4-like isoform X1, with the protein MKLCVSALSLLLVMAAFWAPVLSAPMGSDPPTSCCFSFTAQKLPRNFVTDYYETSSLCSKPAVVFLTRKGKQVCADPSQPWVSEYVNDLELN; encoded by the exons ATGAAGCTGTGtgtgtctgctctctctctcctgctggtCATGGCTGCCTTCTGGGCTCCAGTGCTCTCAGCACCAA TGGGCTCTGACCCTCCCACTTCCTGCTGCTTTTCTTTTACTGCTCAGAAGCTTCCTCGGAACTTTGTGACAGATTACTATGAGACCAGCAGCCTTTGCTCCAAGCCAGCAGTGGT ATTCCTCACCAGAAAAGGCAAGCAAGTCTGTGCAGACCCCAGCCAGCCCTGGGTCAGTGAGTATGTGAATGACTTGGAGCTGAACTGA
- the LOC131916282 gene encoding C-C motif chemokine 4-like isoform X2, with product MKLCVSALSLLLVMAAFWAPVLSAPMGSDPPTSCCFSFTAQKLPRNFVTDYYETSSLCSKPAVVKGKQVCADPSQPWVSEYVNDLELN from the exons ATGAAGCTGTGtgtgtctgctctctctctcctgctggtCATGGCTGCCTTCTGGGCTCCAGTGCTCTCAGCACCAA TGGGCTCTGACCCTCCCACTTCCTGCTGCTTTTCTTTTACTGCTCAGAAGCTTCCTCGGAACTTTGTGACAGATTACTATGAGACCAGCAGCCTTTGCTCCAAGCCAGCAGTGGT AAAAGGCAAGCAAGTCTGTGCAGACCCCAGCCAGCCCTGGGTCAGTGAGTATGTGAATGACTTGGAGCTGAACTGA